One Bacillus sp. FJAT-52991 genomic region harbors:
- the copZ gene encoding copper chaperone CopZ, giving the protein MEQITLQVKGMTCGHCEKAVKSALLEVEGVKEVAVDLPSGSVAVEFDHEKATVTQMKAAVEDQGYDVE; this is encoded by the coding sequence ATGGAACAAATCACTTTACAAGTAAAAGGAATGACTTGCGGACATTGCGAGAAAGCAGTGAAATCAGCATTATTAGAAGTAGAAGGTGTGAAAGAAGTAGCCGTTGATTTACCAAGTGGTTCTGTAGCGGTTGAATTCGATCATGAAAAAGCAACGGTGACTCAAATGAAAGCCGCTGTAGAAGACCAAGGATACGATGTAGAATAA